GTTGATACGATGGGCCTCGTCATGGCAATCAAGGTGCATGAAGCGGATTATCAGGATCGCGCCGGCGCGATCCTCCTGCTGCGAGACTTGCCTAACGTTTTTCCACGCATGCAACATCTTTGGGCAGACCAAGGGTATACCGGCAAATTGGGAGCTGAAATCAGAAAACATTTGGGCTGGACGTTAGAAATCGTCAAGCATCCTTGGTCGGGCCGGCAGAGTACCTGGGCACCAAAAGACGCACCTCCACGGGTGGTGGAGGTGCCAACAGGATTCGTCCTGCTGAAACGTCGTTGGGTGGTTGAACGAACCTTCGCCTGGATAGGCAAATCCAGGCGGATGTCCAGAGATTACGAAGCACTGTCAGAAACCTCGGAAAACCTCGTCTAAGAGGTCATGATTCGCTTGATGGTCAAGCGACTGGCCAAAATAGTGACTTGAAGAGTTTTCAGACACACTTTATTGATAACGGCGTAAGTATGCGCTGCTAAACTCTAGGGACCGTGGAATGGCAACCGAACCAATATTCTCGTGCCCAACTTGAGGAGCGGCGTCTGGCTGCTACCGAGTGGCTGCAGCAAGGCAGCCACACACACCGCGAAATTGCTGCTCACTTCGGCGTCTCCGTGCTCACGGTGACTTCTTGGAGTGCTCGGCTCAGAAAGAAGGGAAGCTTGCAAGCGACGGTCAGCTCTGGTCGTCCTGCTCGGCTGACTGAGTCTCAGCACGACCAGCTTCGCACCCTCCTGCGGGAGGGTGCTCTGCAGCATGGGTTTCCTGACGAAACTTGGACGACAAAACGCGTGGCAGAGCTGATCGGGCGGCACTTCGAGGTGTGGTACCACCATGATCACGTCCGTAAAATCCTACGAAAGTTGGGGTTCAGCCCACAGATGCCAGATGGGCGGGCTGCTGAGCGGAACGAACTTCGGATTGCATCCTGGCGGGAACAGGTGCTCCCGGAGTTGGAAAAAAAAGGTCGCTGAGGGAGCCACAATCCTCAGTAGGTGACAACTTCGTCTAAAGGCGCTCCTGGCGGGTAAAAAGGCTGGGTCAACAGGTCTAGGACAGCCATGAACTGTTGTGGTTTCCATCGTAAGGCATCCACGAGATGCTGAGCACCGTACCGCACCAGACTGACCGCTCTACGACCATGCTTGAGAATGGGGATGGACTGGGTCTGGCTGAGCCAGACCCCCAAGCGCAAACAAAACATCCAGGCCAGTGTCACAAGGCCGAAGAGCCGCTGAAGACGGCTCCTTTCCGTCATCCCAGTCCGCTCCAGGTCGAAGCCTCGCTTCTTGAAGCTGCTGAAGGTGCACTCGATTGACCAGCGCTGCTTGTACAGCTTCCAGGTCTTCCGAGCGCTGAAATCTGTGGCAATGATGACGAGGTCACCTGTGGATGACCTCGTCGCGACCACCCGCATGAGTTCGCCAAACACGAACACCTTTTCGTCGATTTCATGGAAATGACCGTGCTGGACGTGCTTAAACCATTCCTTCCCATTCATGTCGTCCAGCATGTCGCTGTGCCGAATGCGGATCGCCCGCTTGATGCCTTGACGACGGAGAAAACGGAACCACTCCGCACCGATGAACTCACGGTCAGCCACCAGGCCTTGCCAGCGTTTCGCTGGCAAGACGCGGAGGAGCTTCAATACCAACCACATACGGGCGTAGGTGTGGCTGTTCCCGGACTCATCAAGAGGAACCCAAATCAGGGGCAGGGTGAAGCCATGAACCACGGCTCCAAGCACCAGAAAATTGATGGGCGTTTCCCCATGCTCCCAATTGGTGCGGTCCAGACTCAGCAACACCTTCCCCGGTGGAAGATGGACGACGAGCAGAGCGATGAAAAAGTCCATGTCCAGCTGCTCATCCCGGAAGGTGCGGTCTGCCCGCCTTTTCTTAGCCTGGGGCATGCTGATACCCGGCATGTGGGCACTCAGGTCGTGATGATTGATGCTCCTCGCGGCAATCATCGCCAGAAGGACGTCAATCAAGCGCTGAAGGGTGTCAATGCGGAGATGACTGGCGTGCGCTTTGAAGTGCTGGGTGAGTGCGGTAGCCTGCTGAGCAGCGGATTCTGTTGTTTTCACACTCTCAGGAAACCGTGAACAGTCGGCCCCATCAAGCTTGATGGGGCTGTCTCTTGGTTTTTGCCGTCTGGAACGAGGTCAAACTGAAGTTGTCACCTACTGAGGTATAAGCCCTATTGGGATGCCCAGAGAAGATGTTCATGGTCCAGGTTCTAAAAACGGCTGTTGATTTTAGAGGCATGTAATTCCTGGACCTTCTCAACCTCGGAAATTGATGCTTGACGACATCACTTTTATTGATAGCGGCGTAAGTTGGCGTCCATAAGCTGACGGGGCAGGTGAATATAGCGGACCCGCTGCCAGGCGGTGACAAGCCTCTTTTTCAGCGCTCTGATGGAGTGGGCACAAAAGTTCCCCAACACATTGCGCTTGACGTAGGCCCACACCAACTCGATCGGGTTCAACTCTGGAGCATACGGAGGCAGAAAGATCAGAGAGAGGCGTTCGTGGGAACCCACGAACGCCTGGGTCACTTTCGCGTGATGAATTCTCGCATTGTCCAGCACCACGACGATGTTCCCCTGAACTTGGCGCAGGATGTGCCCAAAGAATCGGATGACTTCTCCACTGCGGATCGCTCCGGATGTTGTGTGCTGGAAGAATCGTCCATCTGAAGTGATCGCCCCAATCGTCGAAAGCTTCTCCCAGTTCGCTCTGAGCGTGACCAGGGGCGTGACGCCCCTGGGTGACCACGTTCGCCTTCGCACGCCTTTCAACGAGAATCCGACCTCATCCAGATAGATGATTGTGGCTCCCCCAGCGACCTTTTTTTTCCAACTCCGGGAGCACCTGTTCCCGCCAGGATGCAATCCGAAGTTCGTTCCGCTCAGCAGCCCGCCCATCTGGCATCTGTGGGCTGAACCCCAACTTTCGTAGGATTTTACGGACGTGATCATGGTGGTACCACACCTCGAAGTGCCGCCCGATCAGCTCTGCCACGCGTTTTGTCGTCCAAGTTTCGTCAGGAAACCCATGCTGCAGAGCACCCTCCCGCAGGAGGGTGCGAAGCTGGTCGTGCTGAGACTCAGTCAGCCGAGCAGGACGACCAGAGCTGACCGTCGCTTGCAAGCTTCCCTTCTTTCTGAGCCGAGCACTCCAAGAAGTCACCGTGAGCACGGAGACGCCGAAGTGAGCAGCAATTTCGCGGTGTGTGTGGCTGCCTTGCTGCAGCCACTCGGTAGCAGCCAGACGCCGCTCCTCAAGTTGGGCACGAGAATATTGGTTCGGTTGCCATTCCACGGTCCCTAGAGTTTAGCAGCGCATACTTACGCCGTTATCAATAATGAGCTGCGTTCTGCATCAAACCTTGATCTGGTCTGAAATGGATGTTTTCTCTCAGGGTGGGGGAAACGTTTCTTATAAAATAGAATCCAGGTCAGAATTTCTGTTACTCGGAAAATTCTGATAGGTGACACTGACTTTTATATGCCCTGAGCGTCTGAAGGTAGGCTGACCATTTCTGGGAAGTCACAGGCGCTCAGAGAACCTCTTTTCTCCAAGGAGTCCAACATGTTCTATTACGACGGAAAACTGCAGTACGAGGTCCGTGTAGATAAGCCCGATCCTCGCTTTGCCCGTATGCTTCAGCAGGCTATTGGTGGTGTAGAGGGTGAGATTCGTGTTGCTCTGCAATACCTGTTCCAGTCCTTTGGAGCCCGCGGCCCCGCCAAGTACCGCGATATGCTGCTGGCCACCGGGACCGAAGAACTGGCCCACATCGAAATGCTGGCAACTGCTGTCGCCCTGAACCTCGAAGGTGCTTCTGGTGCCGAAAAGGACTTGGCCGCCAAGAACAATCCGGTGGTTGAAGCGGTAATGGGTGGAATGGACCCCCGCCAGTTCCTCTCTGCTGGTATGGCGGCTCTGGTCTCTGACTCCAACGGTGTACCTTTTGATGGGTCGCACGTATATGCCAGCGGCAACCTGGCTGCCGACATGTACGCCAATGTGACTGCTGAAGCCACCGGCCGCGCCCTGGCCTGCCGTCTGTTCGAACTGACTGAAGACCCCGGTATGAAGGACATGCTGCGCTTCCTGATTGCCCGCGATACCATGCACCAGCAACAGTGGCTGGCTGTGATTGAAGAACTGGGCGGGCATCAGGGCACCCTGCCTATTCCCAATAGCTTCCCCATCGAAGAAGAGCTGCGTGAAGTCAGCTACACCTTCTTTGTCCCGGGCGTTGAAGGTGTCCCGG
This window of the Deinococcus sp. Marseille-Q6407 genome carries:
- a CDS encoding transposase, translating into MEWQPNQYSRAQLEERRLAATEWLQQGSHTHREIAAHFGVSVLTVTSWSARLRKKGSLQATVSSGRPARLTESQHDQLRTLLREGALQHGFPDETWTTKRVAELIGRHFEVWYHHDHVRKILRKLGFSPQMPDGRAAERNELRIASWREQVLPELEKKGR
- a CDS encoding IS4 family transposase — translated: MIAARSINHHDLSAHMPGISMPQAKKRRADRTFRDEQLDMDFFIALLVVHLPPGKVLLSLDRTNWEHGETPINFLVLGAVVHGFTLPLIWVPLDESGNSHTYARMWLVLKLLRVLPAKRWQGLVADREFIGAEWFRFLRRQGIKRAIRIRHSDMLDDMNGKEWFKHVQHGHFHEIDEKVFVFGELMRVVATRSSTGDLVIIATDFSARKTWKLYKQRWSIECTFSSFKKRGFDLERTGMTERSRLQRLFGLVTLAWMFCLRLGVWLSQTQSIPILKHGRRAVSLVRYGAQHLVDALRWKPQQFMAVLDLLTQPFYPPGAPLDEVVTY
- a CDS encoding IS630 family transposase (programmed frameshift); translation: MEWQPNQYSRAQLEERRLAATEWLQQGSHTHREIAAHFGVSVLTVTSWSARLRKKGSLQATVSSGRPARLTESQHDQLRTLLREGALQHGFPDETWTTKRVAELIGRHFEVWYHHDHVRKILRKLGFSPQMPDGRAAERNELRIASWREQVLPELEKKVAGGATIIYLDEVGFSLKGVRRRTWSPRGVTPLVTLRANWEKLSTIGAITSDGRFFQHTTSGAIRSGEVIRFFGHILRQVQGNIVVVLDNARIHHAKVTQAFVGSHERLSLIFLPPYAPELNPIELVWAYVKRNVLGNFCAHSIRALKKRLVTAWQRVRYIHLPRQLMDANLRRYQ
- a CDS encoding manganese catalase family protein, which gives rise to MFYYDGKLQYEVRVDKPDPRFARMLQQAIGGVEGEIRVALQYLFQSFGARGPAKYRDMLLATGTEELAHIEMLATAVALNLEGASGAEKDLAAKNNPVVEAVMGGMDPRQFLSAGMAALVSDSNGVPFDGSHVYASGNLAADMYANVTAEATGRALACRLFELTEDPGMKDMLRFLIARDTMHQQQWLAVIEELGGHQGTLPIPNSFPIEEELREVSYTFFVPGVEGVPAPQGRWSEGPSLDGLGEFQLSVGQPFGQKPQLAPPLPMAYAEKQQMMSADAAGTTVVSATQGDVLSSDTLSDDTQNR